In the Clostridium beijerinckii genome, one interval contains:
- the thrS gene encoding threonine--tRNA ligase: MINIKLKDGSIKEIADESSIYDLANSISKNLAKVAVVGEVNGTLVDLTYKLKNNDEVNILTYDDEKAVEVIRHSTSHVMAQAVKRIYKDSKLAIGPAINNGFYYDFDIENSLSNEDLNKIEAEMNKIINENLSFERIDISRDEAIKLMEEKGETYKVELIKDLPEAEKISLYKQGDYIDLCRGPHIPSTKYIKAFKLLSVAGAYWRGNEKNKMLQRVYGVAFSSKKELEVHLHNLEEAKKRDHRKLGKELKLFTFAEEGPGFPFMLPKGVILKNTLIDFWRKLHYEDGYVEIETPIMLNKKLWETSGHWYHYRENMYTSTIDEEEFALKPMNCPGGMLVYKSESHSYRDFPMRVGELGRVHRHELSGALHGLMRVRAFTQDDAHIFMLPDQIKSEIKGVINLIDKVYSKFGFKYNLELSTRPEDSMGSDEEWELAESSLKGALDELNLEYKINEGDGAFYGPKIDFHLEDSIGRTWQCGTIQLDFQLPQRFELEYVGSDGERHRPIVIHRVVFGSIERFIGILIEHFAGKFPTWLSPVQVKILPISNKFNSYSEKIKDKLSSEGIRVEIDQKDEKIGYKIREARNERVPYIIIVGEKEEAENNISLRSRSNGDEGTLNLEDLIERINNEVKNKAL, from the coding sequence ATGATAAATATAAAACTTAAAGATGGATCAATAAAAGAAATTGCAGATGAATCTAGTATTTATGATTTAGCAAATTCAATTAGTAAAAACTTAGCTAAAGTCGCAGTAGTGGGGGAAGTAAATGGGACATTAGTAGATTTAACTTACAAATTAAAAAATAATGATGAGGTAAATATTTTAACTTACGATGATGAAAAAGCAGTTGAAGTTATAAGACATTCTACTTCTCACGTTATGGCTCAAGCAGTTAAAAGAATTTATAAGGATTCAAAGCTTGCTATAGGACCTGCAATAAACAATGGTTTTTATTATGATTTTGATATTGAAAATTCATTATCCAATGAAGATTTAAATAAAATTGAAGCAGAAATGAATAAAATAATAAATGAAAATCTTAGCTTTGAAAGAATCGATATTTCTAGAGACGAAGCAATAAAATTAATGGAGGAAAAGGGAGAAACATATAAAGTAGAACTTATTAAGGATCTTCCTGAAGCTGAAAAGATATCTTTATATAAACAGGGCGATTATATAGACCTTTGCAGAGGGCCTCATATTCCATCAACAAAGTATATTAAGGCATTTAAACTATTAAGCGTTGCTGGAGCATATTGGAGAGGAAATGAAAAAAATAAGATGCTTCAAAGAGTTTATGGAGTTGCATTTTCTAGTAAGAAAGAATTAGAAGTGCATTTGCATAATTTAGAAGAAGCAAAGAAAAGGGATCATAGGAAATTAGGAAAAGAATTAAAATTATTTACTTTTGCAGAAGAAGGTCCAGGATTTCCATTTATGCTTCCTAAAGGAGTAATATTAAAAAATACCCTAATAGATTTTTGGAGAAAATTACATTACGAAGATGGTTATGTTGAAATTGAAACTCCAATAATGCTTAATAAGAAACTATGGGAGACTTCAGGGCATTGGTATCATTATAGAGAAAATATGTATACTTCAACAATTGATGAAGAAGAATTTGCTTTAAAGCCAATGAATTGCCCAGGTGGAATGTTAGTTTATAAATCAGAATCACATTCATATAGAGATTTTCCAATGAGAGTTGGAGAATTAGGACGAGTTCATAGACATGAGCTTTCTGGAGCACTCCATGGTCTTATGAGAGTAAGAGCATTCACACAAGACGATGCACATATATTTATGTTACCAGATCAAATAAAGTCAGAAATAAAAGGCGTTATTAATTTAATTGACAAGGTATATTCAAAATTTGGGTTTAAGTATAATTTAGAACTTTCTACAAGGCCAGAGGATTCAATGGGAAGTGATGAAGAATGGGAATTAGCAGAAAGCTCATTGAAAGGTGCCTTAGATGAATTAAATCTTGAATATAAAATAAATGAGGGTGACGGAGCTTTTTATGGGCCTAAAATAGATTTTCATCTTGAAGATAGCATAGGCAGAACTTGGCAATGTGGAACAATTCAGTTAGATTTTCAATTGCCTCAAAGGTTTGAATTAGAGTATGTAGGTAGTGATGGAGAAAGGCATAGACCAATAGTAATCCATAGAGTAGTATTTGGAAGTATAGAAAGATTTATAGGAATATTAATAGAACATTTTGCTGGAAAGTTTCCAACATGGCTTTCTCCAGTTCAGGTAAAAATACTTCCTATATCAAATAAATTTAATAGCTATTCAGAAAAGATTAAAGATAAATTAAGCTCAGAAGGTATAAGAGTTGAAATTGATCAGAAAGATGAAAAGATAGGTTACAAAATAAGAGAAGCCAGAAATGAAAGGGTTCCTTACATTATTATTGTTGGAGAAAAGGAAGAAGCAGAAAATAATATATCATTACGCAGCAGAAGTAATGGAGATGAGGGAACATTAAATTTAGAAGATTTAATAGAAAGAATAAATAATGAAGTTAAAAATAAAGCTCTATAA